The window CTGCCCTGTCGCGCGAGGCCGCGATCGACGCGGTGCGCCGGATCATGCCCAAGCTCGATCTCGACGAGCGCACGGTCCCGCCCGAAGTGCTCGACGAGCTCTTCGTCAGTCGCGAGGACTTTCTTTCCGCGCTCAAGCGCATCCAGCCTTCCGCCATGCGCGAAGTAATGGTCCAGGTGCCCAATGTCGGCTGGTCCGACATCGGCGGCGTGGGCGATGCGATCGAAAAGCTGAAAGAAGGCATCGAACTACCGCTCAAGAACCCCGACGCATTCCACCGGCTGGGTATCCGTCCGGCCAAGGGCTTCCTGCTCTATGGCCCGCCCGGTACCGGCAAGACGCTGCTGGCCAAGGCCGTCGCAAAGGAGGCGGAGGCGAATTTCATCTCGATGAAGAGTTCGGACCTCCTGTCGAAATGGTACGGCGAGAGCGAGCAACAGATCGCCCGCATGTTCAAGCGCGCCCGCGCGGTCGCGCCCTGCGTCGTCTTCATCGACGAGATCGACAGCCTCGTCCCGGCGCGCGGCAGCGGTCAGGGCGAACCGCAGGTCACCGGCCGCGTCGTCAACACGATCCTTGCCGAGATGGACGGGCTGGAGGAACTCCAGTCGGTCGTCGTCATCGGCGCGACCAATCGGCCCACGCTGGTCGATCCAGCGCTGCTGCGACCCGGCCGTTTCGACGAATTGGTCTATGTCGGTACGCCCGACAGGGCCGGACGCGAGCAGATCCTCGGCATCCACACCGAAAACATGCCGCTGGCCGCCGATGTTTCGCTGGCCGACGTGGCGGGCAAGACCGAACGCTTCACCGGCGCCGACCTCGAAGACGTGGTGCGCCGGGCAGGCCTCAACGCATTGCAGCGGGCAGGCGGGGATGTGCAGGAAGTGGCGGCAGTCGACTTCGAGGAAGCCTTGAAGGACAGCCGCGCGACCGTGACCTCGCAGATGGAAGCCGAATACCAGAAGATGCGCGGCGAACTGAAGAAGCGCGCGGCCGAAATCCAGCCAATCGGCTTCATTCACGAAGGCATGGTCGAAAGCACGCGCGACCAGAAACACTGAGCCGCAGCGGGCGGAAGGGTCAGACCTCTTTCGCCCGCGCGTTGGCCGCTTCGACTTCGAGGCGGTGGCGGATAAGCGCATCCGGCTGGTTTTCGCGCAGCCACTTCACCATGTGTTCGCGCACCGCGCAGCGCAGGTTGAAGAGATCGCCGATAGTCTCTGCGCTCATCGACAGGCGCAGCTCGATGCTTTCCGGATAGGCTTCGGTCATGACTAGCGCGAGATTGCGGCCGTCCCACAGGGGGTGCGCTTTTACGAAGGCTTCGAACTCCTCGCGGATCGGCTCGACCTCGCTTGCCGGGTCGAGATGGAGCATGACCGGGCCGGTCAGCTTCTCGCTTACCCGTGACCAGTTCTCGAACGTGTTGTCGAGGAAGCGTGCGGTCGGCACCACCAGCACGCGTTCGTCCCAGGTCCGCACTGTCACGAAGCTCATGCGGATCTCTTCCACGCGCCCGGCCTGGCCGTCCACCTTGACGAGGTCCCCGATGCGGAGCGGCTGGGTCAGCGCCATCTGGAGGCCTGCGATCAGAGACTTCAGCGCCGGTTGGGCGGCAGCACCGATGGCCAGTGCGGCAAGACCGGCCGATGCAAGCATGGTGGTGCCGACCTTGGCGACACCCGGAATGCTCAGCATGATCAGCGAGACGGTGATGATGACGATGGCGAAGGTCGCGGTGCGCGACAGGATCGCGATGCGCGTGCGCAGCGAACGGGTCGCCACCTCGTCGCCTGCCAGTTCTACCTGGCGTTCGTATCCGGCTGCGAAACCCTTGACCACGGCATAGGCGACCCAGCCCAGAACGAAGGGCTGGAGGAATTTTGCCAGAACGTCCCAGCCGTCACCGACGAGGTGGTCGTTTTCAGCTGCAATCGAGATGGCAAACCCGATCATGGCCCAGCGCAGCGGCTTGCGCACGCGCTGGACGATCACGTCGTCGATCTGGCTTTCCGAGGCGCTGGTGAACCGCCGCAGCAGGGCGAAGGCGACGTAATGGACGATCAGCGCGAGGACGATCGAGCTGCCCAGCGCGACTGCGGTTTCAATCAGGCCTTCGTAGGAAATCGGCCAGTTGCGGGGATCGTAGCGTTCTAGCATCGGCAGCGGCGACTACGGATTGGCGTTATCGGTTGCAAGCGAAGCGGGGCCTTCGTCGGCAGGCAGGTCGATAGTCACGACGAGCCCGTCGGGCGTGAAATCCCGCGTGACCGATCCGCCGAACTGGCGCGCGGCGGAGTTCATCAGCAGGCTGCCGAAGCCCTGCCGCTCGGGCTCTCCGTCGAGAGGGACGCCGCTTTCCTTCCACACCAGCACGACGCGATCGTCCTTGCGTTCCCAGGATACGTCGATGGTCCCGCCGTTCGCCCAGGCACCGTATTTCACGGCATTGGTGGTCAGCTCATGGAACACGAGGCCGAGCGGCGTGATCCGCTTGGCTGGGACAAGTACTTCGGGGCCGCCGATGGTCGCCGTTTGCGAAGACGAGCGGTAGGGTGCGAGCGAGGTGTCGACCAGCGCCTCGAGCGAAGCGACCTGTGTCTCCAGCGCACCCTGACTTACTTCGTGCGCGGTCAGGAGCGCGCGAATACGCTCAGAAATGCTGTCCGTGACAGGCTTTGCTTCCGGTTTGTCGCGCGCGCTCATCTGGACGATGGCGAGGACCACCGCGAAGAGGTTCTTCACGCGGTGGTTGAGTTCGCGCGCAAGCAGGTCGGCGCGGTCGCGTGCCTCGACCACGGCAGCGGCCTGTGCGGCCTCCGCTTCGGCCCGGGCGGCCCGCGATACCAGCCTCGCGCCCAGCAGGATGGCGATCAGGATAAGGACGATGAGACCGCCGAGCAGCGGCAGGATGCGTGCCTCCAACCGGGCGGTTTCCGCAGCCTGTGCGGCCAGGATGTCGCGTTCGATCAGGCGCATTTCCTCGATCGCACGGCGCAGCCGTTCCATCGCTTCCTGCCCTTCGTCGGACAGGACCGCACGACGCGCATCGAGCAGGCGGCCGTCCTGCACCAGCAGCACGCTGCGTTCCATCTCGGCGAACTTGGCGCGTGCCAGGGCATCGATCTGGTCGAGCAGCTCTTCCTGCCTGACCGTGGTCTGCCCCTTGAGCAGTGCACGCAGGCGGCGCAGCGTCGGTTCGATCTGTTCGCTGCCTTCCTCGTAGGATGCGAGGTAACGCCGGTCGAGCGTGATGAGATAGCCGCGCTGGCCGGTTTCCGCATTGAGCGCGGCGACTTCGACCTGCTGCAATTCGGCAAGCACGCTGGCAGTCAGGCGCGACTGTTCTCGCTCGTCCCGTTCACTGGAGAGTGTCTGGTAGACGAGGTAGACGACCGCGATCATCAACGCGAAGATGACGAGCGACATCGCCGCATTGGGCCATCGGCGCGTCGTGCGCACAGCGGCGATCATCTCCTTCAATGCGCGGCCCCCCAGCTCTTGCCGGTCCCGATTTCGACGCCGAGCGGGACATCGAGGCTGACCGCGGGGCCGGCCGCACCGGCCATGACCTCCTCGATCACCTTCGAAGCGCGTTCGACGTCCCCTTCGGGCAGTTCGAAAACGAGTTCGTCGTGCACTTGGAGCAGCATACGCACCTTGTCGAGCCCTGCGTTTACAAGGGCTTCGTCCATGCGGACCATGGCGCGCTTGATGATGTCGGCGCTGGTGCCCTGGATGGGCGCGTTGATCGCCGCGCGCTCGCTGCCCTGCCGTTCGGCCTGGTTCTTGGACGAGATGCGCGGAAACCATGTCTTGCGGCCGAACAGTGTCTCCGAATAGCCGCGCTCGCGCACCCGCTCGAGCGTTTCGAGGATGTAGCGCTGGATGCCTGGGAAGCGCTGGAAATAGGTGTCGATCATGGCCTGCGCCTCGTCCGGCTCGACCTTGAGACGGCCGGCAAGGCCCCAGCGCGAAATGCCGTAGAGAATGGCGAAGTTGATCGTCTTGGCCCGGGCGCGGGTATCGCGCGTCACTTCGCCGAACATCTCGGTCGCCGTGCGCGCGTGGATGTCCTCGCCATTGGCGAAGGCGTCCTTGAGCGGGCCGACATCGGCCATGTGCGCGGCCAGCCGCAGCTCGATCTGCGAATAGTCGGCGGCGAGCAGGACATTGCCTTCTTCGGCAACGAATGCCTCGCGGATCTGGCGGCCGATTTCGGTGCGGATGGGGATGTTCTGCAGGTTAGGGTCGGTCGAGGAAAGGCGCCCGGTCTGCGCGCCCACGAGGCTGTAGCTCGTATGGACCCGGCCGGTTTTCGGATTGATCGCGTCCTGCAACGCGTCGGTATAGGTCGACTTCAACTTGCTGAGCTGGCGCCATTCCAGCACCTT of the Qipengyuania gaetbuli genome contains:
- a CDS encoding mechanosensitive ion channel family protein, translated to MLERYDPRNWPISYEGLIETAVALGSSIVLALIVHYVAFALLRRFTSASESQIDDVIVQRVRKPLRWAMIGFAISIAAENDHLVGDGWDVLAKFLQPFVLGWVAYAVVKGFAAGYERQVELAGDEVATRSLRTRIAILSRTATFAIVIITVSLIMLSIPGVAKVGTTMLASAGLAALAIGAAAQPALKSLIAGLQMALTQPLRIGDLVKVDGQAGRVEEIRMSFVTVRTWDERVLVVPTARFLDNTFENWSRVSEKLTGPVMLHLDPASEVEPIREEFEAFVKAHPLWDGRNLALVMTEAYPESIELRLSMSAETIGDLFNLRCAVREHMVKWLRENQPDALIRHRLEVEAANARAKEV
- a CDS encoding sensor histidine kinase, with the protein product MIAAVRTTRRWPNAAMSLVIFALMIAVVYLVYQTLSSERDEREQSRLTASVLAELQQVEVAALNAETGQRGYLITLDRRYLASYEEGSEQIEPTLRRLRALLKGQTTVRQEELLDQIDALARAKFAEMERSVLLVQDGRLLDARRAVLSDEGQEAMERLRRAIEEMRLIERDILAAQAAETARLEARILPLLGGLIVLILIAILLGARLVSRAARAEAEAAQAAAVVEARDRADLLARELNHRVKNLFAVVLAIVQMSARDKPEAKPVTDSISERIRALLTAHEVSQGALETQVASLEALVDTSLAPYRSSSQTATIGGPEVLVPAKRITPLGLVFHELTTNAVKYGAWANGGTIDVSWERKDDRVVLVWKESGVPLDGEPERQGFGSLLMNSAARQFGGSVTRDFTPDGLVVTIDLPADEGPASLATDNANP